A genomic segment from Salvelinus alpinus chromosome 8, SLU_Salpinus.1, whole genome shotgun sequence encodes:
- the LOC139582666 gene encoding CYFIP-related Rac1 interactor A-like isoform X3: MGNLLKVLTCTELEQGPNFFLDFENAQPTDCERDVWNQVNAVLQDSESILSGLQAYKGAGQEIREAIQNPNDMILQERAWNSVCPLVIRLKKLYCFSLRLERALQSLLESLTCPSYTPTQHLEKEQALAKQFAEILHFTLRFDELKMRIPAIQNDFSYYRRTISRNRINNMNLDIEREVNNEMANRMSLFYAEATPMLKTLSTATTNFVTENKTLPLENTTDVLSTMASVCKVMLETPDYTCRFNSEDTLLFCMRVMVGVIILYDHVHPNGAFNKSSKIDMKGCIKVLKEQPADNVEGLLNALKFTTKHLHDESTPKNIRSMLQ, encoded by the exons GCACAGCCCACAGACTGTGAGAGAGATGTATGGAACCAGGTGAACGCGGTGCTCCAGGATTCTGAGAGCATCCTCTCTGGCCTACAGGCCTACAAGGGAGCCGGACAGGAGATACGAGAG GCCATTCAGAACCCCAATGACATGATCCTACAGGAGAGAGCCTGGAACTCAGTCTGTCCCTTAGTCATACGACTCAAAAAGTTGTACTGCTTCTCGCTGAGACTAG AGAGGGCCCTTCAGAGCCTGCTGGAGTCCCTGACATGCCCCTCGTACACCCCCACCCAGCACCTAGAGAAGGAGCAGGCTCTGGCCAAACAGTTTGCTGAGATCCTTCACTTTACCCTGCGCTTCGACGAACTcaag ATGAgaattcctgccatccagaatgACTTCAGTTATTACAGGAGGACCATCAGCCGAAACAGGATAAACAACATGAAT ttggatatagagagagaggtcaacaaTGAGATGGCCAACAGAATGTCACTGTTCTACGCAGAGGCGACGCCCATGCTGAAGACCTTAAGCACAGCTACGACAAACTTCGTAACAGAG AACAAGACATTACCCCTGGAGAACACCACTGACGTTCTCAGTACAATGGCCAGTGTCTGCAAAGTCATGCTGGAGACACC agacTACACGTGCCGGTTCAACAGTGAGGACACGCTGCTGTTCTGTATGAGAGTGATGGTTGGAGTCATCATCCTGTACGACCACGTCCATCCCAACGGAGCCTTCAACAAGTCCTCCAAGATAGAC ATGAAGGGATGCATAAAGGTCCTCAAAGAACAGCCAGCAGATAATGTTGAAGGTCTCCTGAACGCCCTCAA GTTCACCACCAAACACCTGCACGACGAGTCCACTCCAAAAAACATCCGCTCCATGCTTCAGTAA
- the LOC139582666 gene encoding CYFIP-related Rac1 interactor A-like isoform X4, translated as MGNLLKVLTREIENYPHFFLDFENAQPTDCERDVWNQVNAVLQDSESILSGLQAYKGAGQEIREAIQNPNDMILQERAWNSVCPLVIRLKKLYCFSLRLERALQSLLESLTCPSYTPTQHLEKEQALAKQFAEILHFTLRFDELKMRIPAIQNDFSYYRRTISRNRINNMNLDIEREVNNEMANRMSLFYAEATPMLKTLSTATTNFVTENKTLPLENTTDVLSTMASVCKVMLETPDYTCRFNSEDTLLFCMRVMVGVIILYDHVHPNGAFNKSSKIDMKGCIKVLKEQPADNVEGLLNALKFTTKHLHDESTPKNIRSMLQ; from the exons GCACAGCCCACAGACTGTGAGAGAGATGTATGGAACCAGGTGAACGCGGTGCTCCAGGATTCTGAGAGCATCCTCTCTGGCCTACAGGCCTACAAGGGAGCCGGACAGGAGATACGAGAG GCCATTCAGAACCCCAATGACATGATCCTACAGGAGAGAGCCTGGAACTCAGTCTGTCCCTTAGTCATACGACTCAAAAAGTTGTACTGCTTCTCGCTGAGACTAG AGAGGGCCCTTCAGAGCCTGCTGGAGTCCCTGACATGCCCCTCGTACACCCCCACCCAGCACCTAGAGAAGGAGCAGGCTCTGGCCAAACAGTTTGCTGAGATCCTTCACTTTACCCTGCGCTTCGACGAACTcaag ATGAgaattcctgccatccagaatgACTTCAGTTATTACAGGAGGACCATCAGCCGAAACAGGATAAACAACATGAAT ttggatatagagagagaggtcaacaaTGAGATGGCCAACAGAATGTCACTGTTCTACGCAGAGGCGACGCCCATGCTGAAGACCTTAAGCACAGCTACGACAAACTTCGTAACAGAG AACAAGACATTACCCCTGGAGAACACCACTGACGTTCTCAGTACAATGGCCAGTGTCTGCAAAGTCATGCTGGAGACACC agacTACACGTGCCGGTTCAACAGTGAGGACACGCTGCTGTTCTGTATGAGAGTGATGGTTGGAGTCATCATCCTGTACGACCACGTCCATCCCAACGGAGCCTTCAACAAGTCCTCCAAGATAGAC ATGAAGGGATGCATAAAGGTCCTCAAAGAACAGCCAGCAGATAATGTTGAAGGTCTCCTGAACGCCCTCAA GTTCACCACCAAACACCTGCACGACGAGTCCACTCCAAAAAACATCCGCTCCATGCTTCAGTAA